TAAttggatttgttttttaataagctTATATAGTTTAGCGTATtagttgcatgtaaacacacttaaTGACAAATATGTCTCTCAACGTACTAAATCCAACAATACATTTTGTCTGAAATTTGTGAAAACCTGCTGTTAAACAGACAGAAACTGTTGATCATAGATGAGATGATTGAAGTCAACCAGCAGATATCAGATTAAATGATTGATTTCTTGAGACTGCAGTAACACAAAgaccgggaccggttcagataatcgtcactggtgttggccatgagcaggaattgaactcaggtcgccagctaaccgctacactaccgctcccgaGCACAGGAGCTCTCTTGTTGGGGCAAGACACAAAACAAGTGACATGGATCATGATGAATCCAATATTGATACAGCTGAACAATTCTTGGGTCATTTCTACACACAATTACAGAGAAAGGTTCTCAATCAGGTCGAACAAGACgttacataattttaatttacaaaCCATTTTTGTCAGATCATTGTAATCCATTTaaattatttgcatatttattgtCTCTGGTGTGACCTGTGGTTTGGAGTGTCATTTACATAATCACAGACAAAAGCAGTGGTGCATATTATATTTTGCAAGGTGTTAGAGGTTCATATTGCAGTCATTTACAATGTTACATTTGTTCCTTTACTATCTTAAGGAGTTTAGTTAACTCCCCCCATATACGCCCCTGCATTAGATCCAACAAATATAAACCGattacatatgtttaaaaattatattttccgtGACTGTAGCCATAGAGATAATAAATGTGTTACCGAAGTGGACAGGATGGAGGAAGCCTGCCTTCAAGACTGCAAGGGCTGATGGGAGGTGTGACCTATGTCCTGATGGACTTCATACATTGTTGTCATAACTGACTCTGCCATACAAAGGCATAACAGACATGGCCGGGTCtaaagaccaaagtatactttgatgcAATGCTTGGCGTCTGCGTACAGTCAAAtactagcctttcaaagtatacttaacATGGCCATCCTCACAGGCGGTTGGTGCATTGGTGCTACAACTACTGTGAGATAATGGACTATTTATCTTAAAGAGCTTTGATacataaatatgtctttatattccttcaaacttgagtcctcgtggtggcgtccaccttgtggacccactatttggtgcaaataattccaggcgtaTGCACATACACGTGGTTGGAAAAGTAATAGAAATTGATGTTATGCCTTGCATTCGCATCTGACCGAAGTATATTTTGGGCTTAATGGGGGGCTAGGTGGGGCATTTGCCCCTCAAGATTTTCCTTGTGAATTGTACCAGAGTTTATCATGAGAATTACGAGTTCTCTGTGTACCCCTTCAGGACTGAAGAAACACTGCATCTTCTATTGGACCGAAGAGAAGCCATGAAACTATGCAATGCACTTACCACACTGTTGTACATGCATTTTTCCAAATATAATAgtcttgcaaacacacacaacaacaggaCAGGAGGTTGGACAGATTTATGGTTACAACTTTGAAGCCTGGTTTCTAAGGTTACGACCCTTTGGTCGAGGGGGTCACACCCTATGATTGACAGACCGgtgatgtttacatttatgcttgaacttcaaaataatgttatttttaacaAACAGAATTGGAACAGCTCTGCTCTTAGACTTAAGGATCCTCAAATGTGAACAAATGCCAGATGAAAACAGGAAATgttctttaaactttaaacttgtGTAACTGAACTGTTGTCAACATCAAAGTGGCTGCAAGCAAACTGTAAGTACAGCTAAAAACTGATCAGTCCAAATTATCCTGTGTTCTTTATCAAATCGAATTATTAAGTAGAATCCATTCAAAAACTATATTTCTGAGTGTCGAGGGCCATGTGTGGAGCGAAAGTGGGGTCTTGGAGGTCTGCTTCCCTGTGGCACATTTCCAATCATCCTATGTGCATCCATCAGTGTATGACtgcatgtgtgtgagacagacagagagccatgatatttatttacaaatatttattatttctgtATGTTCAACTGACCAGAGTGGAATTGTTAACTGTGGCAGATTTAAATATAACAAACATATTTAAGTGTAAATCTATAGCTATTAATCAGATTTAGGTGTACTAAATCTGTACACAAAAGCTCCAGATTTTTCAAGAATCATGACTTACTTCAGAGATGCGAGATCTTTGATTAGGCCACACACCAGCTCTGTGACATCTTCCAGATCGAAAGAGACTTCTGGGATAGGGTGGTCCTCCAGCTCCAAACTGAGAAAATGTAAACagattaaaaatgtacaaaacatgtcagataaacaaacagacaaacatagaaggacagacagacaaacagacagaaagacagagtgagtgagtgagtgactgagtgagtgagtgagtcttgGTACATATAAACATTgcatcaatggaagtctatgacaTTTTTAGCCATTTTGAAGTTCTGCTAcaggaaaaccgtaagtctgaTCAATTACAAAAGATACAGCACTCTCAAGTCAGAAAAGTCTAAAAGTCTTTGCCAAGTTTGGTAGATGTATCTAAAAAGCTATAGGAGGAGTTTGTCTTGGAAAAAACCCAAACcaagtctgtagaataacagtatgatggctttgtcaagccaatttAATAACTAGTTCCATAATATAGGCGGTCTAAAATTGTTAAGTCATTCATACTCAAAGACAAACATTTCCCTCACCTAATGTTATTGAGTTGGGAATCTGTCACAGAGTGGATGGATATGGGGCTGGACGTATCAGGAGACTGCTGGTAAGCACCAGGACTCGGATGAGGTTCATTGGCATCACACAATGGACTGTTTGGCCCTGTAATTGACTGAATATCCAGCTCAGTCTTACTAACAAAATACTTCAAAGAAgtggaacacaaaacactgaTGTTATGCATAATGTTGACACACTCGTTTCCATACAAAAGCTGTGATCAGgagctatcaagctccaaaaatgaccaaaaggcctcataaaagtagtcaatatgacTCTTGCGTTATACACGAAGTCTTCTATAGCTATATGtgagctttgtgtgaggaaaagatgGAAATTTAAGTCACAAATATTTAACTGAGAATCCATTGCAACTTTTAATCAGTCAAGTTAGTATGAATTTCCATTTTAGGGGACCTGTTTCATTAAAGATCCTTTAATTTGGTTTGTTGAGAAGAATTACTCACTTGCATGACTCCTTCTTCACCAATAGGTGGGACTACAAGTAAAGGCAAACTCCTCATGCCATTATCTTCAAAGATTTTTGTGTTCTCATCAGTAACAATAGTGTCATCCACAGTAAAGACACACTTATCTGCTCTGTCATCGATTACTATTTCGGTTACCGTGTTACTCTCTTCAGCACCATTCTCACTGAGCATGCTCAGTTGCTCAAGACCACACCTTTCATCACGAGCAGAAGCAAACATAATGGAGGGGTTAATTTCATATTCACGTCTACCACACTCCATAGTCTCTGTCTCATTGAAAACTCCTTCAAGTGGTTCTTCAACATTCTTATCAACCTCACAAGTGGACGGTGATGCTTCAGAAGCTTCTTTGAGAATGTCAACTGAAACCTCAGTTGATTCCTTGCAACTGTCAGTAAAACCTTCAGAAACTTTGGTACCAACCTCAGTTGTGACGTCAGTTGGATCCATAGCATTAGCGCCAGTGTCATTGGACATTTCTGGAGCAAAAAGTGTCTTTTCTTCAATAATGTTGCTTTCTTCATCATTATCCTCAACACTCAACATCTCAACATTTTCATTTGTCTCAAGAAGGCTTGGAGCATCTGCATTAGGATGGCATGGACTTGAATTGGCAGTTTCAAGAGAATTGGGGTTGCTTGGCATGGATTCCACCATTATATGTTCTTGAACATCATTCTCCAAATCCACCTGTtcctcctttaaaggaatatcctCCAATGGGCAAGAGGTTGGGAAGGAGGGGCCTGAAAGTTCTGACTCAGCAGTTCCTTCCTCTTCAACAGAGGCTGGGCTGTACTTATTAAAACTGTTGCTCATCATGACCGACAACTCATTAACAACATGCACTGATGTTGCCGCCACATTCCCCTGCCCTCCACCAATCATATTCCCTATAATGTGCTGTCCCTTGTGCTTCCTCTTCCTATCTCCAGGCCAACACATTCCCATTCTCCTCCTTACTCTCCTCTTTATTGGAGGCTCTACAGAACCTTCTTCAGCCAACACCTCAGGTACAATGTGTGAACACCCTAATAGGCCACCCATCTTTTCCTCAGTGGCTGTATTCTTTTCATTCACTTCATGTGACATTGCTCGCCCAGTTTGATAGTCATCGGATGGTAGTTCAGGGACACAGTCTCCTAATACACTCAGAGCTACCCGAAGTGGCCGAGACTCTTGGTTTGAATTGCTTGTTGTGGTTTCACTCTCTTTATCATCCAGTTCTATATCTGGTTGGTCAAGATTTGCAACTTCCAAATTCAAAGTTTCTAAAAGATTGCATTTGTCATTGTTGTTTGGTTCTGGGGTTTCCAATCCAATCAAGGCAGTTTGTTCCATCTCAGAAGGGACCTCCGGATTGCTGCCATGCTCATCATTATCATTATCTTCTAAGGAATCACAAGGAGCAACATGGAACTCTGTCTCATTGATCTGTAATGTGCTCTGTTCAGGTTGACGGTCATTCTGCTCTTCCGAGCGTGATGCATAATGGGAATGGTCGTTTTCTGATTTCGATGACTGAAATTAGACATTAGAAGATTAGAAATGTTATGCAAGTTAAACAGTCCTCAGTAAACTGTTTGAAGATACTGGTATGTTATCCAACTTTTTCCTACATCCCATGATGCTCAACAAGAAATATAGGTGTAACTTCCATTGTCAAGAAAACACAGCTGTTGTTGCAGCATACGTCCATTCGTTCTTTcgttgtgatgttgtgattttgAGGAAACCGTGTATTATTTTGTATGGACATACATCAATAACTGTACCAATgtgttactgaatgataataaactgcaaagaAGTCATAAAGACAAAAGCATGAACAAAACCGgcatgctgtttctcccagatgcagttgaaatttaatctaagcacaaacgcaacattttgagcaaaattattggttgttttagtggagtacctatgttagttcagcttcagatgtgttCGCTTGTCTTCTTATTAACCTGGATGTTCAAATCAAAGAAGCACACTTAGGAAGAGCTGTGAAGTTCTCATACTTGAGTACGTAATCGCTTTTTCAAGTTTTCCGatcggacagttatttccttttcaATCCGCACCatagtttaaacatttgtttggcgggtgattgactggtgagaggtAGTGTTTTACAGCTGTCTAGGATGCATCAGGATActgttttaaacctcaaatgaGATGTgctttttgactacctctgtatgtgttttttgtgatccaatcacaaaacattttgcaccctgtttacaactatatttagtgCTGACCATTAGTGATTGGATCATCCGAAACACAtcttattaccagctgtaaacagggaATAAATATATCTGCAGCCAGAGCTAGGGAATGCTGTAGAACAACTTCCGGTGGAAGTCCCAACCACATTCGTTTTcccagtaagacccccaggaaaaaggtggataggattttattttaagaaagaaagaTGTCTACATGCTGCAGGTCTGTTTCCACTCCAGAGCTTCTCTGCCTTTTTACTCTGCGTTGAGTCCTCTGAGGAGGTTTGAACTCTGCTGAAGACATAAACACATACTAGGCCTAAATAAAGTTGTACAGAGAaaagtaaatataataaaatataaattcaaaTTAGGTTTGGTCTACCTGGCATCTGGGACTTTCGTTTAGTCATTGTAGCGTTTCAGTCAAACTCAATGAACTGACTAAAAAGCAagcattaaaaacatattaatgacaAGCTTTACATACAAAGGATCGTTAAATATGTAGCCTATATTCTGCCACTAGTCTCCTACCAGTTAGTAATATACATGTGTTATTATAATTGTGTTCCAGCCCAATGTCATATAATAAAATGTCTACGAACCCTAAATCAATTTTATAACATATTAAAcatataaaatacactttttatGCTTTTAAAGTGGTGTAAATAGTGTTAAATATGTCTGACTGACAGTTCCCGCTTTCCAGCGTGCCGTAAAGCGCGATGCTTCGCTGAAAAGCCGGAAGTGCTTGATTCTCCATTGACTTCAGTGCAATTCTGTGTTTACAACTGTATTTATGACACTCTACCGTTAAACTTTCATGACTGACAGCTTATTCTTCTCAAAGGAACAGCGTTTATCACGTAAACCGCCCTCAGAGGAACATCTGATCGAGGTATTGCATTAAAATGATTAGTAAAGAGAGTGTGGTTTACGAACTAGCTTTCTTGCTAGCTAGCACTGCAACTAAATTAGTTGTATACTTTCttgtttataatataaatatggcgAGGATCGTGTCCTGACaacattttgctttgttttagcCCGTTTGTCGcgataaaaaaagcaaaacatgtGTTCAATTAAGGTGAACGAATCAGCTGTTTCAGCTAGCAGGGTAAACGATTTTTAAACAGTCTCTGTTCTTCTCAAagtcaataaatgtaatgttaggaAGATCTGGGAAGTGTTGTCTCTTAATAaagcacacataaatatataaaagtgcGAATGTCGAGGGTTTGTGTTCGTAATTATTCACGCATTACGTGTTCATTCGTTCTGGAATGCGCCATGACGTCATTCACTTGCATGTCTGTCTGGCTGTGCTGTTGGAGAGTCTGATGCATGGGTTTTGAAAATAACTATTGTTGTTCTTACTCCAGGTTTGAGGCAACTTTGGATAAAATGAGTCGAAGCCGGAACCCTCCGCCGAAGGGCCAAGGGGCCGCCAGGGCCAAACAGGTAATAAACTGGTGAAGATGGAGTACGGTATCAAAATGATAACATGCATCATCAATATCGCACCTTTAATTAGTAAAATGGCACAATACCAGGGCTACCacatacatatttaatattaatgtaaatatctCTATACTAAATATCtctatacagctctggaaaaaaattaagggaCTACCACAaaaagtttctctggatttactatttatatgtatgtgtttgagtaaaatgaacatttcatgtactgacaacatttcttccaaataaaaatattgtcatttagtaaatttatttgcagaaaatgacaactggtcaaaatattaaaaaagatgCCGTGTTGTCAGACctggaataatgcaaagaaaacaagttcatattcattattaaacaacacaataatcatattttaacttggagttcagaaatcaatatttgatggaataatcctgattttcaataacagatttcatgcgtcttggcacgccctctgccagtctttcacattgctgttgggtgactttatgccactcctggcacaaaaattcaagcagctcggctttgtttgatggcttgttacattttactcaaacacatacctataaatggtaaatccagagaaaccgatcattttgcagtggtctcttaatttttccagagctgtatgtaAGTTAATACAAAtgttataaaatgcataaaaatctaaataatgtgTTGTCCATAATTAGATATGTACTCTGAGTCTTTGAATACATTCTCggttttaatctttttttttttctatttctctctGTGTATATTTTCAGATGGGACTGCTGTTGGATTTGGCCCCTGACAGTGGGCTGGATGACTCTGGAGGAAATGAGGAGGAGTTAGAGGCGGAGCTTCTGGCCCTGGTGGGAGGTGGAGGAAAGGGCGGGCCAGCGGGCAAGAAGGGTGGAGGGAAAGGTAAGGACACCAAACATGTCAAAGTGCCCAGATAATCATGTTTGGATTTGATCTGTTGATCACAGTGTTGACAGTTTTTAGAAAGTCTTTTtagaaatttttacattttctacaaGCAATGTTGAACCGTGTATGTAATTGCATCATAGGAGAATAAAGTCATTTGTGTTTcgtttttttctgaaagtcatgaaaaatcCCACCAGTTTCCAATATTGtgtggaaattatatttttaacatacACTTAAATAAAATGGCCAACTCCTCTGTCtagctaaggctaatttcatagataaaatgttatttgtcCTAAATATTTTTACACGTTTGGCATTATTTGCCAGAATTGCAGCTTAATTGGAAATGTTgcccaataaaaataaataataaagtgatattgatcttgaattttctttgttttcttcaaacatctgttgtctcatatttcatctcaagcgtgCTCTTCATTGTCATTTTTGTCAACTTGgttaataaatacacttttgaaaaaactttattagggtCTAAACTGTTTggtaatgtttaattttttttaatgataaaaaaaaatatatatattttctttattatagaaaaataaatattacaatgttTATGTCACTCTCtatattatcatagttttaaagtgacagttcacccaaaaattaaaacattattcaccctcatgccatgccagatgtttgactttctttcctcagctgaacacaaatgaagatttgtagaagaatatttcagctctgtaggtcttctcaatgcaagtgaatggtgaccagaactttgaagctccaaaaagcacataaaggcagcataaaagtaatccataagactccagtggtttaatccatgtcttcagaagtgatatgatagatgtaggtgagaaacagatcaatattcaagtcagaatttattata
This DNA window, taken from Xyrauchen texanus isolate HMW12.3.18 chromosome 5, RBS_HiC_50CHRs, whole genome shotgun sequence, encodes the following:
- the si:ch211-286b5.2 gene encoding uncharacterized protein si:ch211-286b5.2 yields the protein MTKRKSQMPAEFKPPQRTQRRVKRQRSSGVETDLQHSSKSENDHSHYASRSEEQNDRQPEQSTLQINETEFHVAPCDSLEDNDNDEHGSNPEVPSEMEQTALIGLETPEPNNNDKCNLLETLNLEVANLDQPDIELDDKESETTTSNSNQESRPLRVALSVLGDCVPELPSDDYQTGRAMSHEVNEKNTATEEKMGGLLGCSHIVPEVLAEEGSVEPPIKRRVRRRMGMCWPGDRKRKHKGQHIIGNMIGGGQGNVAATSVHVVNELSVMMSNSFNKYSPASVEEEGTAESELSGPSFPTSCPLEDIPLKEEQVDLENDVQEHIMVESMPSNPNSLETANSSPCHPNADAPSLLETNENVEMLSVEDNDEESNIIEEKTLFAPEMSNDTGANAMDPTDVTTEVGTKVSEGFTDSCKESTEVSVDILKEASEASPSTCEVDKNVEEPLEGVFNETETMECGRREYEINPSIMFASARDERCGLEQLSMLSENGAEESNTVTEIVIDDRADKCVFTVDDTIVTDENTKIFEDNGMRSLPLLVVPPIGEEGVMQSITGPNSPLCDANEPHPSPGAYQQSPDTSSPISIHSVTDSQLNNISLELEDHPIPEVSFDLEDVTELVCGLIKDLASLNHTLMDAHRMIGNVPQGSRPPRPHFRSTHGPRHSEI